In Sphaerospermopsis torques-reginae ITEP-024, the genomic window AGTGACTATAAATGTTGCTCTAGAAACAGTAAGATGTTTTCAGAGTTAGTTAGAATTTATGGAAATCATTTAAATTTGTTTGTACCTCATTTCCTGAAAATCTGCTGTAAATATCAGTTCCTATTTTTCAGATTGTTAAATTTGCTTAATCTTTATTTAACTAAAGGTTATAAAATCGGTTAAATTTCTTGGTATAAGTTACATTAGGTATGCAATAGTGTGTCACTATCATGCAGATGGATTGGATTAGTTTACTCAAAGCGCAACAAACGGACTTCCTACAAAGGGTGAAAAAACCCAAGACAATTGATCTTTATCTCCTAGAAGGTCAAGTCAAAGGTTGTCACAGTGAAATTATGGTATTTTGGGGCGATTCTTTGGCAAAAATTCTGGAATGTTCCCGTAAACAAGCGGAAATTCTCGCCAAAAATCCACCACCCATGCCTCCAGAATATCCTGAACCACCGGATTGGACAATTCCCTTTCCTAAATATTTTCAGAGTCAAGCAGAAGATTATCTTGTGCGTGAACAAATTGTAGATCGAGTAATCAAAGAACGCTTGGGTAAATTGGTGAAAAAAGTGTCACAGGACACTTTAGAAAATATGCTTTTGGATGATGAGGGAAATTTGCGCGGTGAAAGTAAGTTTACTTATGTTTTGTGTAATAATCACCAGATTAGTTTACAAGTTCACGTTGCAGATGGAGAAAGTTTTAACGGTATTAAAAAAGATAAAATTCGCTGGACGGTAACACAGGAAGATGTGAGAAACCATCAAGTATTAATTTTTTTGTGTTTGTTTTATCCAGGACATACAAAGTTAGGATATCAAAAACAAACAGTGATCACTGGTTTTTTACCCACAAATCAACTTCAATTTTCTGAACCAAAATTGTATATTCATCCAAGTAGCTTATTGTATGCGGGTGGTTTAAATTGGTATTTACAGTCCCTAGATAGTAAAAAATATGATTCACATATAAATGATTATCCAATGATGGTTGAAGTCATTCAAACCTTGCCATCAGAACATCCGCAAAAGCACATCATTGGTGATTGGGAATGTTGGCAAACATTAAAAGGACACACCAGAGGAATTAACTGTTTAGCTTATTCTATCAAAGCTTTGACAGTGAAAGATTTGGGTGGTCATAATGTGAAAACTATCCCGATTTTAGCTAGTGGTAGTCGTGGTGAAACCAAATTATGGGATTTATCTAAAGGAGAATTAATAGAGACTTTAGCAGAACATCCTTGGTCTATTTCTGGTGTAGTAGATGAAGTTAATTCTTTAGCTTTTAGTACCGATGGACAAACTTTAGTTAGTGTAGGTGCTGATTCTACTATTAAAATTTGGCATACTGGAGCATTAGATTTAATTGATATTCTCCATAAACATCAAGGTAATGTGCGTTGTGTTGCTTTTACTCCTGATGGAAAAAGTTTAGCAACTGGTGGAGATGATAGAAAAATCTTGTTTTGGAATTTGCGCGATCGCCAAGTTGAAAATACTTTATGT contains:
- a CDS encoding WD40 repeat domain-containing protein, coding for MQMDWISLLKAQQTDFLQRVKKPKTIDLYLLEGQVKGCHSEIMVFWGDSLAKILECSRKQAEILAKNPPPMPPEYPEPPDWTIPFPKYFQSQAEDYLVREQIVDRVIKERLGKLVKKVSQDTLENMLLDDEGNLRGESKFTYVLCNNHQISLQVHVADGESFNGIKKDKIRWTVTQEDVRNHQVLIFLCLFYPGHTKLGYQKQTVITGFLPTNQLQFSEPKLYIHPSSLLYAGGLNWYLQSLDSKKYDSHINDYPMMVEVIQTLPSEHPQKHIIGDWECWQTLKGHTRGINCLAYSIKALTVKDLGGHNVKTIPILASGSRGETKLWDLSKGELIETLAEHPWSISGVVDEVNSLAFSTDGQTLVSVGADSTIKIWHTGALDLIDILHKHQGNVRCVAFTPDGKSLATGGDDRKILFWNLRDRQVENTLCLDDTAAHSMVLSEDGKILVTGSYRKIKVWRLTSSFNNRNQQEIKPVHTLMGHSHIVNSLAMSANGKYLISGSQDKTLRVWNLVTGELIHTLKSHREGVYTVTLSPNEQIIASGSADKTIKLWHLETGELLGTFSGHGNTVTALTFTASGEMLVSGSLDKTIKIWQRSEN